A window from Rhea pennata isolate bPtePen1 chromosome 1, bPtePen1.pri, whole genome shotgun sequence encodes these proteins:
- the BEND2 gene encoding BEN domain-containing protein 2 — MSAEDYVSVSVEDDVEAVIIDNSEVEDGENGLSTQSCMSMEQNAEVNSDAHHVAQLAYGSEGLSVLAERVVSQMSHSASMQRGNTHHPEKMDYVFSHNKRKRFAPTLVGQNVMRMGEGEYEDSDSVVYEYEPDYECGSIVSEASYTGDLQKTLMEVLSYCQAMYDAIQKLDKKFDLLHRKVSEMQHTRVKPLLLKPRPVGFAYRSSSHLPQGKIGLQKSMERESSLHLPSPGQGRHSPVIRVALQKGHVQVNSAIKRVQQTLQLESQQPVLRQSPPLPTIVSTHSLHSPYTATNGIPDLPPRSNLATTVVESTVNIASSPVASSVMPPSSETNLGNNTMLVNYRNASGNVNINKELPSSSVSINPSFEYVGDPLRNVKVLGNYLMKARQKTKPKYAARYLVRVLFPKETLLCSIMGVSARGRRTLDPNKIAAIREFLAANFPNYDLSEYGKDWKTCITNVNAMIRCLRSETKINSETAEGKEKLSDTPDTSFCVDLNCSEDSEGNSQNSQKMTTTDKLQNSGWDKFPESFHTPSVKKLQSLEPMELLGSPWRNVQLPFSVIYVAKGKSRPELSARYLIRHLFTEDVLVKSNVYGNLERGMSPLDCNRINALRDFLQENYPSFDLKETGYDWKACVAAINSTIRSLRHDLKKATIGMRRRILAMPPSSEKSPPQSPTSVKPYESDTINLTD, encoded by the exons ATGTCCGCCGAGG ATTATGTTTCTGTGAGCGTTGAGGATGATGTTGAAGCAGTGATTATTGACAATTCTGAAGtggaagatggagaaaatgGGCTCTCCACACAAAGCTGCATGTCAATGGAACAAAATGCTGAAGTAAACAGTGATGCTCACCACGTGGCTCAACTGGCATATG GTAGTGAAGGCTTATCAGTGCTGGCTGAACGAGTGGTATCACAGATGAGCCATTCTGCAAGTATGCAGAGAGGAAATACCCACCACCCTGAGAAAATGGATTATGTGTTTTCACATAACAAAAGAAAACGATTTGCCCCTACTCTAGTGGGACAGAATGTG ATGAGAATGGGGGAAGGAGAATATGAAGATAGTGACAGTGTCGTTTATGAGTACGAACCGGACTATGAATGT GGGAGTATTGTATCTGAAGCTTCCTACACAGGAGATCTGCAGAAAACTCTCATGGAGGTCCTCAGTTACTgccag GCCATGTATGATGCCATTCAGAAACTGGATAAAAAGTTTGACCTGCTTCATCGAAAGGTCTCCGAAATGCAGCATACTCGTGTGAAGCCACTGTTGCTCAAACCT AGACCAGTCGGCTTTGCATACAGAAGTTCCAGTCATTTGCCCCAGGGAAAAATTGGACTACAAAAATCGATGGAAAGGGAATCAAGCCTCCATCTCCCTTCACCAGGACAGGGAAGGCATAGCCCAGTCATAAGGGTCGCCCTGCAGAAGGGCCATGTTCAGGTCAACTCTGCAATAAAACGTGTTCAACAGACTCTGCAACTTGAATCGCAGCAGCCTGTTCTTAGACAGAGCCCGCCACTCCCCACTATAGTTTCTACTCATTCATTGCATTCACCATACACAGCAACTAATGGGATTCCTGACCTTCCTCCACGATCAAATCTTGCAACTACAGTTGTGGAAAGCACTGTCAACATTGCATCTTCACCAGTGGCATCATCAGTGATGCCGCCATCTTCTGAGACCAATTTGGGAAATAACACTATGCTGGTGAACTACAGAAATGCATCTGGGAATGTGAACATTAATAAAGAGCTGCCATCTTCTTCAGTCTCAATCAATCCTAGCTTTG aATACGTCGGTGACCCATTGAGAAATGTAAAAGTTCTTGGAAACTATTTGATGAAAGCTCGGCAGAAGACTAAACCAAAGTATGCAGCACGCTACTTGGTCCGTGTCTTGTTCCCCAAGGAAACATTATTGTGTAGCATTATGGGAGTGAGTGCACGAGGACGCAGGACATTGGACCCTAACAAAATTGCCGCAATAAGAG AATTTCTTGCAGCTAACTTTCCAAACTATGATTTGAGCGAATATGGAAAAGACTGGAAAACCTGTATCACAAACGTCAATGCTATGATCCGCTGTTTAcgctctgaaacaaaaataaactca GAGACagctgaagggaaagaaaaattatctgaCACTCCAGATACATCTTTTTGCGTAGATTTAAATTGTAGTGAGGATAGCGAAGGCAATTCTCAAAACTCTCAGAAAATGACCACCACTGACAAACTACAGAATTCAGGATGGGATAAATTTCCAGAATCTTTCCACACACCTTCAGTCAAGAAGCTCCAGTCTTTGGAACCTATGG AACTTCTTGGGAGTCCTTGGCGCAATGTTCAGTTGCCTTTCTCAGTCATTTATGTAGCTAAGGGGAAGTCTCGGCCAGAGTTATCAGCTCGCTACCTAATTCGTCATCTCTTCACGGAAGATGTACTAGTGAAAAGCAATGTATACGGTAATCTGGAACGTGGCATGAGTCCCCTGGACTGCAACAGGATTAATGCTCTCAGAG ACTTTCTTCAAGAGAACTACCCATCCTTTGATCTGAAGGAAACTGGATATGATTGGAAGGCATGCGTAGCTGCGATAAACAGCACAATCCGCAGTCTCAGACATGACCTTAAAAAGGCTACAATTGGAATGCGCAGGAGAATCTTGGCAATGCCACCATCAAGTGAAAAGAGCCCTCCACAGAGTCCCACTTCAGTAAAGCCATATGAAAGCGACACTATCAATCTCACAGACTGA